AGCACAAGCAAGACTTTGAATCATAGATTAACTGTATAAGCATGGCTGCATCGACGAATACAAAGAGTATGAATTTTTCCTCCGCCAGTTGACAGATACAAGGCTAAGCGCAAATCGCTAGATTTACGAAGGAAATAAGCTCTTATTCAAAGGGAAATATTAGGTAATGTTCGACCAACAGCCTGGATTAGGTGAGGAAGCACTTAACAAAGTAGCAGAACTTGGACTAGCTAGCCAGCTTGATGATGTGGAAAACTTGGATGTAGATATTAAAACTGACGCATTCAAGCTGATTCAAGGAGAAGTTGACTCGGTAACAATTGATGGCAATGGCTTGGTCATGCAGGGCGATCTGCGCGTAGAAGAACTTGATATGTACATGAGCAGCGTTGCGATCAATCCGCTGAGTGTTGCGTTGGGTAAAATTGAACTCACAAAACCAACCGAAGCAAGTGTTCGCGCTGTTTTAACCGAAGCAGATATCAATCGTGCGTTTAACTCAGATTATGTACGTCAGCAATTGCAACAGCAACAAATCCACGTCCAGAGTCAACCTGTAACTGTTGATGCTCAACAAGTCAATTTTCGCTTACCAGGAGAAGGGAAAGTAGCGCTAAACGCAAGTGTAATGTTGCGAGAAACGGGACAAATACATCAAGTTGCTTTCTCGGCTGTACCGCGTGTTAGTGCTAGCGGACAAACCGTGACGTTAGAAAATGTTGAATATGGAAACAACGAGGAACTTTCGCCCGAACTGACGCAAGCCTTAATCGAAGAAACAAGCGAAATCTTAAATTTAAGCAACTTTGACTTGGAAGGAATGACGTTAAAAATTAACAATTTACAAATAGAAGCGGGGAAAATAATTTTGCAAGCTGAAGCACACGTTGAGCAAATTCCTTCAGGTTGAACAGGTTGAAATTGTCAGTGAGAATAAATAACACTTATAGCAATAGTCAATATAATTAGGACATTGTAGAGCCTCAGAATCATTTCTCTCATCTGAACCTTACGGGTAAGGCAGTGCCTTTTACCCCTGTGATCTCTACTATATATTCCTTGAGCAGGAGAACACATGGAAACACAGCAAACAAGAGGAACACCGTATCCCAATATTCCACCAGTTATAGAAAGCGACGATCGCGAATATCGCGACCCTGGTGTACCTAGTACTGTTGCGATCGCAGGACATCCCCTACATCCACTTAGCGTTATTTTTCCGATAGCATCTTTAGCAGGCGCTTTAGTCACTGATGCTGTTTACTGGTTCACGCGCGACCCGTTTTGGGCTAGAGGTTCATTTTGGCTGATTGTTGCAGGCTTAGCTACTGGGCTAGTTGCTGCGATTATTGGCATGAGTGATTTCTTACAAATTGAACGTGTCCGCAAACGTAGCGCAGGTTGGGCGCATATGGTTATCAACGTGTCTTTACTCGTTTTGACGGCAATCAATTTATACACTCGTTTGGGAAACTACGAAACCGCAGTACTGCCTTGGGGATTAGTTATTTCTACCATCGTTGGTACTCTCACAAGTGTTTCTGGATGGTTTGGTGCTGAATTATCCTACCGTCATAAAATTGGTGTAGTAGGTCCAGGAAGCCGTCTTCAACCATAGTCAATTAGATAATTAGCTTCTGAGATAGGGTAAGTTATTGCTTACCCTGATTTTTTATATACTTATGACTGTAAAACAAAATTTAGGTATATAAAAGTCATAATAAATAAAGATGAAAATTAAACCTAATTCTAAATTTCAAAGTTTTATTGAAGAAGCAGATGGTAGTCTGATAATTTATGTAAAATCCCCTCCAGTTGAAGGAGAAGCCAACATAGAATTAGTTAAAATATTATCAGAGAAATTTAAAATACCCAGAGCTAACATCAAAATTAATTCTGGTATTGTATCACGGCAAAAAATAGTAGAAATTATCGCAAATTAACTATTCGTTATTATTTTCTTAAAATAAAATATTTTTGTTAATAGGAAACATTTTAATTTGACATTCGTTTAATGAAAATCAAAGTAAGTAAAATTACTGATAAGTGTCTAATTAAAAATTCGTATTTTTATCGATGCCTGAAGAGTTAATCATAAATGAATATTAAGTAAAAGTTGTTGAGAAACTAGCAGTTCGACGTAATTAACTTATTGTTTTCAGAGCAAAAAAGCAAAGTACTTAACATTATAGTGGAGTATTTACTCAATGATTGTTACAGCAGACAGTGCGCTTATTAGTCATAACAAGCAGGTTAATAAATTAACTCATCCTCTTAAGCAGAAGTATATTGAAAGGCACGCTCATTACAAGTTTGAGGAGTTTTTTCATTTTCAAACTGATATAGGAGTTGTAACCGATTGGAATGATGGGCGTAATCTTTTTGCTAGCGAAGATTTCATTATCGGTTTAATTGAAGGCTTAGAAGAGGAAGTTGGCAGTGCATCTACTGTTGTGATGTACAACATTGGCTATGAATGGGGCAATCAAGACGCGCAGTTTTTCCAAAATTGGTTTGAAAAAGAATATCAGAAAAAGATTCTTGAAGCTAACTCTATGTTTATGTTAGAGGCTTGGTGGTGGTCTTTTACTACCCAAGGTTGGGGTAATTGGGAAGTAGACATGAGTGAGCATAAGAATGGATTTATGTTTGTGAATATTTTTGATTCTGCAGTTGCACGCACATTAAGTAGTGATGTAAGAAAACCTGTTTGTCATATTTATGCTGGTTTCTTGGCTGGTTTCTTTAGCCATGTTGTCAACAAATCTCTTAATTGCATTGAAATTCAATGCTATTCCATGGGAGAAACTTATTGCAAATTTCTTTTAGGCACAAAAGATCGAATTGATGCTGCAACTTTTTGGCAAAACGAAGGAGCAACACCAAGAGATATTGAGAAGCGATTGCAGCATGGAGAACTTCTGGGATGAGAACACAAAATTCTCAATTGTGTCTATCAGTGGCCGAATTTTTTGAATCTGACTGCTGGGAAGCTCAATATCATAGCCAATTTGTATCATCTTCTTGGCAGTGTCTATCAGTGGATAATTTTCTAGTTTCCGGCAATTGGGAAGGTACAACGGCTGCACAATCACCAATACAAGCAAGAATACATTGGCAATATTTATCAGTAGATAGTTTCTTTAGCTTTTGCAGTTGGGAAGGGCAACGCATAAAACAAAAATGGTTAGATGAATCAACGTGGTTTATCCAAAAAGTCAGTGATTTTGCGCGATTTGTACCGTGGGAAGGAAAAACAGAAATTGGTGCATTACCAAAATGGTTAGCATCAAAGTCGATATCTGTATTTGAAGTAGCACATGCATTGACATTAACTGAATTATTTTAGAACAGCATAGTAATTATGTATTTAGAAATTCAAAACTTAGTTTATCAAGCTGAGACGCAATATCTACATTCTCAGGAAACTGCAAAGCTCAAAGATTGTACACTATCACTAAAATCACGCTTAGAAGCTTATGAAATATTGCGCGATCGCGCAATAATCATTTTTCAAGAAGTTGCCGATCAAATATCTACTGATTTCCCTCAAGAAAAACAAATTTTAGAACGAGTGCTTAAAGATTGGTTGTTAATTATTCGTTATTCTGCTATGGCAATATTATTGAAAGATGCAACTTTTCTACGGCACAGACTTTTAGAATGGCTGACAGATTTAGTGCAAGTTCAGCAACGACAAACCATTGATCGAGCAATTTCTGAAGTATTGCAAAAACAGTTAGAAAAAATGCCGAATAGCGAACAATTAGCATTAATATCACCGTTTATAAATCAGGCTAGAAACACACTTTTGCTAGCAAACAAAGTAGATAAACAGAATATCTATCCCACAATGATTTGATATGTCCAGGATAAAGTAACCACGGCTAGAGTAAGAGTGATGATTAATGTTGCCGATTTAGTTAAAGATAAGTATCTACCTGGCAACTATTTTGCCTCGGATGCGTATATTAAAGGTGATTTTGAGTCAGGTTTAATTGAAAATCGTCGCGGCGATCACCTACTTGCCTTACCAGAGACTTTCCTAAAAGCAATCTACCTAGGTTTAGACGCCGCAGCGATCGCCGACTACGATCAAGCTATTCACCTAAATACCAACTATACTGAAGCTTACTATAACCGAGGACTCGCCTGCATAGAGTTAGGACGCAAAAAGCAAGCCCTTAAAGATTGTCGCGCAGCTGCAAAACTATTTTTTGCTAAAGGTGATATTGAAAACTACCAAAAAGCAAAATCTTTTAGTCAAGAAATTTATGAACTGAAAACATCAAATACTAATACTAATAATATGTTACTAGTAGGAAAAATGTCTTCGACAACAGTGAATTGAAGTATTGATGTGCTTAAATACATGAACTATTTTTATGAGTTCTCAATATCAAATTTTAGAATTACTAGGACAAGGTCAATTTGGACGAGTTTTCAAAGCAATTTACATACCGAATGATAGTTTAGTTGCACTCAAAGAATTAGAAAAAAAACGTTTTTCTACTCGTAATTTTTTACGGGAGATAAATTTTTTAACACAGCTAAAACATCCTAATATTGTTGCTTTTCAAGCTATTGAACACAATGAAAAAGGACGCTATTTAGTACTCGATTATTGGGATGGTGGTAATTTACGCCATTTCATGCAGTCGAATAACATTATTAGTTCAATTCAAAGCTTGAAAATAATCGCAGATGTGCTTGCTGGTTTAGAATATGCTCATACTCGTGGTATTGTTCACTGTGACATTAAGCCAGAGAATATACTCCTACATCAAAGTGAAACAGGTTGGACAGCTTGTCTTGCTGACTTTGGAATCGCGCTCAGCCAAGATTGCACAGAAATTAATTTAGGATCGCCTGCATATATGGCTCCTGAACAATTTTATGGACAATTCTTACCTACTTCTGATTTGTATGCAGTTGGAGTTGTACTTTACGAAATGTTGTTAGGCTACCGCCCTTTTTCTGGCTCACCTGGGGAAT
This portion of the Chroogloeocystis siderophila 5.2 s.c.1 genome encodes:
- a CDS encoding LmeA family phospholipid-binding protein, which codes for MFDQQPGLGEEALNKVAELGLASQLDDVENLDVDIKTDAFKLIQGEVDSVTIDGNGLVMQGDLRVEELDMYMSSVAINPLSVALGKIELTKPTEASVRAVLTEADINRAFNSDYVRQQLQQQQIHVQSQPVTVDAQQVNFRLPGEGKVALNASVMLRETGQIHQVAFSAVPRVSASGQTVTLENVEYGNNEELSPELTQALIEETSEILNLSNFDLEGMTLKINNLQIEAGKIILQAEAHVEQIPSG
- a CDS encoding DUF2231 domain-containing protein, with amino-acid sequence METQQTRGTPYPNIPPVIESDDREYRDPGVPSTVAIAGHPLHPLSVIFPIASLAGALVTDAVYWFTRDPFWARGSFWLIVAGLATGLVAAIIGMSDFLQIERVRKRSAGWAHMVINVSLLVLTAINLYTRLGNYETAVLPWGLVISTIVGTLTSVSGWFGAELSYRHKIGVVGPGSRLQP
- a CDS encoding DUF167 domain-containing protein, whose protein sequence is MKIKPNSKFQSFIEEADGSLIIYVKSPPVEGEANIELVKILSEKFKIPRANIKINSGIVSRQKIVEIIAN
- a CDS encoding V4R domain-containing protein yields the protein MIVTADSALISHNKQVNKLTHPLKQKYIERHAHYKFEEFFHFQTDIGVVTDWNDGRNLFASEDFIIGLIEGLEEEVGSASTVVMYNIGYEWGNQDAQFFQNWFEKEYQKKILEANSMFMLEAWWWSFTTQGWGNWEVDMSEHKNGFMFVNIFDSAVARTLSSDVRKPVCHIYAGFLAGFFSHVVNKSLNCIEIQCYSMGETYCKFLLGTKDRIDAATFWQNEGATPRDIEKRLQHGELLG
- a CDS encoding tetratricopeptide repeat protein, with the translated sequence MMINVADLVKDKYLPGNYFASDAYIKGDFESGLIENRRGDHLLALPETFLKAIYLGLDAAAIADYDQAIHLNTNYTEAYYNRGLACIELGRKKQALKDCRAAAKLFFAKGDIENYQKAKSFSQEIYELKTSNTNTNNMLLVGKMSSTTVN
- a CDS encoding serine/threonine protein kinase → MSSQYQILELLGQGQFGRVFKAIYIPNDSLVALKELEKKRFSTRNFLREINFLTQLKHPNIVAFQAIEHNEKGRYLVLDYWDGGNLRHFMQSNNIISSIQSLKIIADVLAGLEYAHTRGIVHCDIKPENILLHQSETGWTACLADFGIALSQDCTEINLGSPAYMAPEQFYGQFLPTSDLYAVGVVLYEMLLGYRPFSGSPGELMSAHLAQPIEIPNTIPLLLRSILSTALQKLPVRRFASATEMLKSIQLALIVEQSSVNTEKSQQIFNIKEIIS